Within Deinococcus actinosclerus, the genomic segment CGCCCGGCGGGTGGCGAGCACGATCAGGACGGCGGCCAGCGCCAGGATCAGCAGCGGCGTCATGGTCTGGTGGCCGCGGCGGGGGTCGCGCCGCGACCGGTGAGGGTCCCCACGTCCAGCAGGAAGTTGCCGCTGCTGGGCAGCATGACGGTCTGGATGCCGGGCGAGAGTTTCTCCGCGACGGTCAGCTGGATCAGCTGCGGGTTCTCGCGCAGGGCCCGGCCGCGCAGGGACAGCGCCTCGGCCTCGCCGCGCGCCCTGGCGATGGAGGCCTTCGCGGCGCCCTCGGCCTCCACGACCTGACGCTGCGCGGCGATGTTCGCCTGTTGCAGCTTGTTGCGTTCCACCGCCACCTGCTGCTCGGCCGTCTGCTTCTGCTCGATGGCCTTGGCGACGCTGTCCGGGATGCGCAGTTCACGCAGCAGCACGCTGTCCAGCGTGAGGTTGTTCTGCTCGAACACCTGCCGCAGGGCGTTCGTGATGCTCGCCTCGACCTGCTGACGCTGCGTGCTGATGATGTCGGCCGCGCTGAACTGCCCGATCGCGTCGCGGACCTTGCTGCGCACCTGCGGCCGGATCACGGTGCGGACGTAGTCGCGGCCCAGCTCCTTGTGCAGCTGCGCGGCCTTGGCGCGGTCCACGCGGAACTGTACGGTCACGTCCGCCGTGATCTCCAGGCCCTCCTTGCTGCGCGCGCGGATGGCGCCCTCGTCCCCGTCCTGGATGTTGTGCGCCAGCGTGACCTCCTGCAGCCGCGCGTCGTACAGCGTCACGTGATCCACGAACGGCACCAGGAAAT encodes:
- a CDS encoding prohibitin family protein; the protein is MTDQKSRATPKLTVRPNRRAALLLGGLLIAGVLVAQSVKVVPAGYVGVAFSALTGVKGQPLQEGVHFLVPFVDHVTLYDARLQEVTLAHNIQDGDEGAIRARSKEGLEITADVTVQFRVDRAKAAQLHKELGRDYVRTVIRPQVRSKVRDAIGQFSAADIISTQRQQVEASITNALRQVFEQNNLTLDSVLLRELRIPDSVAKAIEQKQTAEQQVAVERNKLQQANIAAQRQVVEAEGAAKASIARARGEAEALSLRGRALRENPQLIQLTVAEKLSPGIQTVMLPSSGNFLLDVGTLTGRGATPAAATRP